From Paenibacillus polymyxa, the proteins below share one genomic window:
- a CDS encoding ATPase, T2SS/T4P/T4SS family — MLSAHMLNGLIITCIVLLCIVLIIFKYQGNLHSQHSALRVEPKSEDATFETLIEYIKNALHELSHSQMADAGLHEEEYRRRIHQRAELRRALKDCANGSSGDKRFVKNLMSELLINGYGLNEKIADTVMPFSRPELFSTQDQFEIIFYQYQQKFGADALSRLLDTYDLAEMRYSQQGEEDGSYFVTTEDIRYIYDCEYRFLSFMEKVDIIVQRIYQHYKGFSVIDDIRDQRIDGVSGGVSGVPEGSISSSPQWPSDRYAFEQTSAPIMNGYESVWIFYKGKTIHLSFLSFGSERELKRVCQNIYKYNYPGQLSEANGYKVNEMKDGSRVVVVRPPFSESWAFFVRKFDIQSASLEQLIRGQNADVPIQLLSYLMKGSRITAITGAQGSGKTTLLMAMVKHIYASYTLRVQEMAFELHLRSIYSRRNILTFRETDHISGQQGLDLQKKTDGTVNILGEVASDEVAAWMIQMSQVASLFTIFTHHAKTFRDLVFSLRNSLLKTGVFQHEGIAEEQVVHVINFDVHLKRDAQGRRYIERITECVPRNPEHTNVGPNASSSYSYRHVMEYRNGSYIPMEPLTAKSVEEMCEQMNANDAADFRSFLTRYWEEDYES, encoded by the coding sequence ATGCTGTCCGCTCATATGCTCAACGGATTAATTATTACCTGCATTGTGCTACTGTGCATCGTACTGATTATTTTTAAATATCAAGGAAATCTTCACTCGCAACATTCAGCTCTTCGGGTAGAACCAAAGAGCGAAGATGCCACATTCGAAACATTGATAGAGTATATCAAAAATGCGCTTCATGAACTAAGTCATAGCCAGATGGCGGATGCCGGATTACATGAAGAGGAATATAGGCGGCGTATCCATCAAAGGGCAGAACTACGAAGGGCGTTAAAGGACTGTGCCAATGGCAGCAGTGGAGATAAACGTTTTGTTAAAAATCTGATGAGTGAGCTTCTGATTAACGGTTACGGATTGAACGAGAAAATCGCCGATACTGTTATGCCATTCTCCAGACCTGAGTTGTTTAGCACACAAGATCAATTCGAAATTATTTTTTACCAATATCAGCAGAAATTTGGCGCGGATGCATTATCACGTTTGCTGGATACTTATGACTTAGCCGAAATGAGGTATTCACAGCAAGGTGAAGAGGATGGAAGCTATTTCGTAACGACAGAGGATATCCGCTATATCTATGACTGTGAATACCGTTTCCTTTCCTTTATGGAGAAAGTGGATATTATTGTGCAGCGGATTTATCAACATTACAAAGGTTTTTCTGTCATTGATGATATTCGTGACCAGAGAATCGATGGTGTAAGTGGGGGTGTAAGTGGTGTGCCGGAAGGGAGTATTTCTTCATCACCACAGTGGCCTTCAGATAGGTATGCATTTGAACAAACCTCTGCGCCCATAATGAATGGATATGAGAGTGTATGGATTTTCTACAAAGGTAAAACTATCCACCTTTCATTCCTCTCCTTTGGATCGGAACGTGAGCTTAAAAGGGTATGTCAAAATATTTACAAATACAATTACCCAGGACAGCTCTCTGAAGCGAATGGTTATAAGGTCAATGAAATGAAGGATGGATCACGGGTAGTAGTAGTGCGCCCTCCTTTCTCTGAATCATGGGCTTTCTTTGTTCGTAAATTTGATATTCAAAGCGCTTCGCTCGAACAGTTAATTAGGGGACAAAACGCTGATGTTCCAATCCAGCTACTATCATATCTAATGAAAGGCAGTCGGATTACTGCAATTACAGGTGCGCAGGGTTCAGGTAAGACAACATTGTTAATGGCGATGGTCAAGCATATTTACGCTTCGTATACGCTTCGCGTTCAGGAAATGGCCTTTGAACTGCATCTACGCAGCATTTACAGTCGCCGTAATATTCTTACTTTTCGAGAAACAGATCACATTTCAGGGCAACAAGGTCTTGACTTGCAGAAAAAAACAGATGGAACCGTTAATATTCTAGGCGAAGTAGCGAGTGATGAAGTAGCTGCTTGGATGATTCAAATGTCGCAGGTTGCTAGTTTGTTTACTATTTTTACTCACCATGCTAAAACATTTCGTGATCTTGTATTTTCACTTCGTAATTCACTGCTCAAAACAGGAGTATTTCAGCATGAAGGTATTGCTGAAGAACAGGTAGTGCATGTCATTAACTTTGATGTTCATCTCAAGCGTGATGCGCAAGGGCGGCGTTATATCGAACGGATCACAGAATGTGTACCGCGTAACCCAGAGCATACGAATGTAGGTCCCAATGCTTCATCGAGCTATAGCTACCGCCATGTTATGGAATATCGAAATGGAAGCTATATACCAATGGAGCCCTTAACAGCTAAAAGTGTAGAAGAAATGTGTGAGCAGATGAATGCAAACGATGCGGCAGATTTCCGCAGTTTTTTGACCCGCTATTGGGAGGAAGACTATGAGTCTTAA